In Populus alba chromosome 1, ASM523922v2, whole genome shotgun sequence, a single window of DNA contains:
- the LOC140954167 gene encoding cinnamoyl-CoA reductase 1-like, whose translation MPYDTSSLPCQGQTVCVTGAGGFIASWTVKLLLEKGYSVKGTVRSPADPKNSHLRELEGAQERLTLCKADLLDYESLKEAIQGCDGVFHTASPVTDDPEQVVEPAVNGTKNVIMAAAEAKVRRVVFTSSIGTVYMDPKRSPDVVVDESCWSDLEYCKNTKNWYCYGKTVAEQVAWDVAKKKGVDLVVVNPVMVLGPMLQPTVNASIGHVLKYLTGSAKTYANSVQAYVHVRDVALAHILVFETPSASGRYICAERMLHRGEVVEILAKFFPEYPIPTKCSDEKNPRKQPYKFTNQKIKDLGIEFTPVKRCLYETVKSLQEKGHLPIPKQAEDSSVVRISKY comes from the exons ATGCCTTACGATACTTCATCACTTCCATGCCAAGGCCAAACTGTCTGTGTCACCGGGGCTGGTGGCTTCATTGCTTCATGGACTGTTAAACTTCTTCTAGAGAAAGGTTACTCTGTTAAAGGAACTGTGAGGAGCCCAG CTGATCCCAAGAATTCCCATTTGAGGGAGCTTGAAGGAGCTCAAGAAAGATTAACTTTATGCAAGGCTGATCTCCTAGATTATGAGTCTCTTAAAGAGGCTATTCAAGGATGTGATGGAGTTTTCCATACTGCTTCTCCTGTCACAGACGATCCA GAACAAGTGGTGGAGCCAGCAGTGAATGGAACCAAGAATGTGATCATGGCAGCAGCTGAGGCCAAAGTCCGACGAGTGGTTTTCACGTCCTCAATTGGTACTGTGTACATGGACCCCAAGAGGAGCCCTGATGTTGTCGTTGATGAATCTTGCTGGAGTGATCTTGAGTATTGCAAGAACACCAAg AATTGGTATTGCTATGGAAAGACTGTGGCGGAACAGGTTGCATGGGATGTGGCTAAGAAGAAAGGAGTTGACCTAGTGGTGGTGAACCCAGTGATGGTGCTTGGACCAATGTTGCAACCCACTGTCAATGCTAGCATCGGTCACGTCCTCAAGTACCTAACCGGCTCAGCCAAGACATATGCTAACTCTGTTCAAGCTTATGTGCATGTTAGGGATGTGGCACTAGCCCACATTTTAGTCTTCGAGACACCTTCCGCCTCCGGCCGTTACATTTGCGCTGAGAGAATGCTCCACCGTGGAGAGGTGGTGGAAATCCTTGCAAAGTTCTTCCCGGAGTATCCCATCCCCACCAA GTGTTCAGATGAGAAGAACCCAAGAAAACAACCCTACAAGTTCACAAACCAGAAGATCAAGGATCTGGGCATCGAATTCACCCCAGTGAAACGATGCCTGTATGAAACTGTTAAGAGCTTGCAGGAAAAGGGTCACCTTCCAATCCCAAAACAAGCTGAAGACTCGTCGGTTGTCAGAATCTCCAAATATTAA
- the LOC118053528 gene encoding cinnamoyl-CoA reductase 1-like translates to MAVHTSSLPCQCQTVCVTGAGGFIASWIVKLLLEKGYSVKGTVRNPADPKNSHLRELEGAQERLTLCKADILDYESLKEAIQGCDGVFHTACPVTDDPDKVMEPAVNGTKNVIMAAAEAKVRRVVFTSSIGTVYMDPNRSPDVVVDESCWSDLEYCKSTKNWYCYGKTVAEQDAWDVARNKGVDLVVVNPVVVLGPLLQPTVNASILHILKYLTGSAKTYANAVQAYVHVRDVAVAHILVFETPSASGRYICFEKMLHRGEVVEILAKFFPEYPIPTKCSDEKNPRKQNYKLTNQKIKDLGIEFVPVKQCLYETVKSLQEKGILPIPKHVEDSVNIQYKSSFISRV, encoded by the exons atgGCTGTCCATACTTCATCACTTCCATGCCAATGCCAAACTGTCTGTGTCACCGGGGCTGGTGGCTTCATTGCTTCATGGATTGTTAAGCTTCTTCTAGAGAAAGGTTACTCTGTTAAAGGAACTGTGAGGAACCCAG CTGATCCCAAGAATTCCCATTTGAGGGAGCTTGAAGGAGCTCAAGAAAGATTAACTTTATGCAAGGCTGATATTCTTGATTATGAGTCTCTTAAAGAGGCTATTCAAGGGTGCGATGGAGTATTCCATACTGCTTGTCCTGTCACAGACGATCCA GACAAGGTGATGGAGCCAGCAGTGAATGGAACCAAGAATGTGATCATGGCAGCAGCTGAGGCCAAAGTCCGACGAGTGGTTTTCACGTCGTCAATTGGTACTGTGTACATGGACCCCAACAGGAGCCCTGATGTTGTCGTTGATGAATCTTGCTGGAGTGATCTTGAGTATTGCAAGAGCACCAAg AATTGGTATTGCTATGGAAAGACTGTGGCAGAACAGGATGCATGGGATGTGGCTAGGAACAAAGGAGTTGACCTAGTGGTGGTGAACCCGGTGGTGGTGCTTGGACCATTGTTGCAACCCACTGTCAATGCTAGCATCCTTCACATCCTCAAGTACCTAACCGGCTCAGCCAAGACATATGCTAACGCTGTTCAAGCATATGTGCATGTTAGGGATGTGGCCGTAGCCCACATTTTAGTCTTCGAGACACCTTCTGCCTCCGGCCGTTACATTTGCTTTGAGAAAATGCTTCACCGTGGAGAGGTGGTGGAAATCCTTGCAAAGTTCTTCCCGGAGTATCCCATCCCCACCAA GTGTTCTGATgagaaaaacccaagaaaacaaaactacaaGCTCACAAACCAGAAGATCAAGGATCTGGGCATCGAATTCGTCCCAGTGAAACAGTGCCTGTATGAAACTGTTAAGAGCTTGCAGGAAAAGGGTATCCTTCCAATCCCAAAACATGTTGAAGACTCTGTGAACATTCAATATAAAAGCTCATTTATCAGCAGGGTATAG
- the LOC118053527 gene encoding UPF0481 protein At3g47200-like, translating into MNRPDRVSRHIQMSLQNLPTNQSTCSIFKVPRGQRFVNERAYEPDILSIGPYHRGKDHLKMMEEYKKIYLQKFLQRRPENSLTIYVAAMRGLEAQARRYYDQPVILGEDAFVEMLLRDGCFIVELICKLTTSEVQQGDQNDPVIGNLLILSAVSYDILLLENQLPFCVLLKLSSMAMPNEKVPFIDKASGFFEWMYPGSRLERSNTISSHECKHLLDLVYHNWLLPSPSELPSGIEANNTKFEFIRSAKELKDVGIKFRKQEGSFGLFLGVSFEKGMIKIPRLKIDDTTESLFRNLIAYEQCSQRQHLFVTDYITLMDCLINTPEDVRILRHRGIIENGLGDDEMVCTLFNKLGKNVMISDRGRFYYAQLFERVEKHCAQRRNVWLAKLWRNHFNSPWSLISFLAALTLLLLTLLQTVFTVMSYFKPDPKTGVK; encoded by the coding sequence ATGAATCGTCCGGACCGTGTATCCCGTCATATCCAGATGTCGCTTCAAAACTTGCCAACTAATCAGTCAACTTGCAGTATTTTTAAGGTCCCCCGTGGCCAACGCTTTGTGAACGAAAGGGCATATGAACCGGATATCCTCTCTATTGGTCCTTATCACCGTGGAAAAGATCACTTGAAGATGATggaagaatataaaaaaatctatctaCAAAAGTTTCTTCAACGCAGGCCGGAAAATAGCTTGACAATTTATGTTGCGGCCATGAGAGGTTTGGAAGCACAAGCTCGTCGATACTATGACCAGCCCGTAATCCTTGGCGAGGATGCATTTGTTGAAATGTTGCTTCGTGATGGTTGCTTTATTGTTGAGCTCATTTGCAAGCTTACAACGTCTGAGGTTCAACAAGGAGATCAAAATGATCCCGTTATTGGAAATTTATTGATTCTCTCTGCAGTATCATATGATATTCTGTTACTAGAAAATCAACTTCCATTTTGTGTTCTTTTGAAGTTGTCTTCCATGGCGATGCCGAACGAAAAGGTCCCTTTCATTGATAAGGCATCAGGTTTCTTCGAATGGATGTATCCAGGCTCGAGGCTCGAGAGAAGCAATACAATTTCTTCCCATGAATGCAAGCATCTTCTGGACTTAGTATATCATAATTGGCTGCTGCCTTCACCTTCTGAGCTGCCCAGTGGGATCGAAGCAAATAACACGAAATTTGAGTTCATACGCAGTGCCAAAGAGCTGAAAGACGTTGGCATTAAGTTTAGAAAACAAGAAGGATCGTTTGGGTTGTTCCTAGGTGTGAGTTTTGAAAAGGGCATGATAAAAATCCCACGTTTGAAAATTGATGATACAACAGAGTCTCTATTCCGAAATCTTATTGCCTATGAACAATGCTCACAGCGTCAACATCTGTTCGTCACTGATTATATAACATTGATGGATTGTCTGATCAACACTCCAGAGGATGTGCGGATACTTCGACACCGCGGAATTATTGAAAATGGATTGGGTGATGATGAAATGGTTTGCACCTTATTCAACAAATTAGGCAAAAATGTCATGATCTCCGATCGTGGTCGCTTTTATTACGCTCAATTATTCGAACGTGTGGAGAAGCACTGCGCTCAGCGGCGCAATGTGTGGTTGGCAAAACTGTGGCGTAATCATTTCAACAGTCCATGGTCACTGATTTCCTTTTTAGCTGCTCTCACATTGCTTCTGCTCACCCTGCTGCAAACTGTATTCACAGTTATGTCTTATTTCAAACCGGACCCGAAAACAGGGGTCAAATAG